From the genome of Bordetella sp. H567, one region includes:
- a CDS encoding GntR family transcriptional regulator has product MDWLSSPVAQEAFAEIKNTSLGKLVRDQLLNQILAGEFEPGQALRESELVERLKVSRVPVREALRELESSGLVVSRKHSGVYVRELSDEEVRDLYQFRALLDSHAGRMASQLPADRREALVNALEPCTDAMDAAIRDANPQAYYRENLRFHWLFIECAGNREIAKTYREVIQKLHLARLKNLSSETHREQSNAEHKQIVKALRDSTTIAHADHCAQLLAHHVINAHDRLSAM; this is encoded by the coding sequence ATGGATTGGCTTTCTTCCCCGGTCGCGCAGGAAGCCTTCGCGGAAATCAAGAACACCTCACTGGGCAAGCTGGTGCGGGATCAACTGCTCAACCAGATCCTGGCCGGCGAATTCGAGCCGGGGCAGGCGCTGCGCGAGTCCGAGCTGGTGGAGCGGCTGAAGGTGTCCCGCGTGCCGGTACGCGAAGCGCTGCGCGAGCTGGAAAGCTCGGGCCTGGTCGTCTCGCGCAAGCACTCCGGCGTCTATGTGCGCGAGTTGTCCGATGAAGAAGTGCGGGATCTCTATCAATTCCGCGCCTTGCTCGACAGCCATGCCGGCCGCATGGCGTCGCAGCTGCCCGCCGATCGCCGGGAGGCACTGGTGAACGCGCTGGAACCGTGCACCGACGCGATGGATGCGGCGATACGCGATGCCAATCCGCAGGCGTACTACCGCGAGAACCTGCGCTTCCATTGGCTGTTCATCGAATGCGCCGGCAATCGCGAGATCGCCAAGACCTATCGCGAAGTCATCCAGAAACTGCACCTGGCTCGCCTGAAGAACCTGTCGTCCGAGACGCATCGCGAACAATCCAACGCCGAGCACAAGCAAATCGTGAAGGCCCTGCGTGATTCGACCACGATCGCGCACGCCGACCACTGCGCGCAGCTGCTCGCCCACCACGTCATCAACGCGCACGACAGGCTGTCCGCCATGTGA
- a CDS encoding methyl-accepting chemotaxis protein translates to MRDIAFLLEASYRRVDRAMLPLLWALLLIALCLAPQYGRWTSALAVGLPAAILPSLLIVWWPSRLITRLTVATALMVFAGLHIHLMSGLIEMHFGIFVLLSLLLAYRDWRPIACAAAVIAIHHVSFNFLQQWGYAVSCFTKPGLGVVALHAAYVVVQAGALGWLAWRMEKDAVTAEELARLSAHLGREAGALDLRFGRLDMNSELAGAFKSTMDAVHRTMSHVRVGVLAMSGASRELMQGNGQLEERTRIQAESLERTVASMRMLADNVHNNASSADTAARLAVAARAVAGSGSQAVTEVAGVMGEIRQEAQKISEITGLIDSIAFQTNILALNAAVEAARAGESGRGFAVVASEVRALAQRSATAAKDIRGLITASLDKTDNGARKADDAAAVMGEIVDSVERVATIVGEIGQASQTQRSGIDEVNAAVAEIDELTRQNAALVTAAASASKTLEGQAAELMDAIGAFRLYDSAEAARIHDAAHGHRPGDDDEYGDERGIEAANAPLLTA, encoded by the coding sequence ATGCGAGACATCGCCTTCCTGCTCGAAGCTTCTTATCGCCGCGTCGACCGCGCCATGCTGCCCCTGCTGTGGGCGCTGCTCCTCATCGCGCTGTGCCTCGCCCCCCAGTACGGCCGCTGGACCTCGGCGCTGGCCGTGGGCCTGCCGGCGGCGATCCTGCCTTCCCTGCTGATCGTGTGGTGGCCGTCGCGGCTGATCACGCGCCTGACGGTGGCGACCGCGCTGATGGTGTTCGCCGGACTGCATATCCATTTGATGTCCGGCCTGATCGAGATGCACTTCGGCATCTTCGTGCTGCTGTCCCTGTTGCTGGCCTATCGCGACTGGCGGCCCATCGCCTGTGCGGCCGCGGTGATCGCCATTCACCATGTTTCCTTCAACTTCCTCCAGCAATGGGGTTACGCGGTTTCCTGTTTCACCAAGCCGGGCCTGGGCGTCGTCGCGCTGCACGCCGCCTACGTCGTGGTGCAGGCAGGCGCGCTGGGCTGGCTGGCCTGGCGCATGGAAAAGGACGCGGTAACCGCGGAGGAGCTGGCCCGCCTGAGCGCGCACCTGGGCCGCGAGGCCGGCGCCCTCGACCTGCGCTTCGGCCGGCTGGACATGAACAGTGAACTGGCCGGCGCCTTCAAGAGCACCATGGATGCGGTGCATCGCACGATGAGCCATGTGCGCGTCGGCGTCCTGGCCATGTCGGGCGCCTCGCGCGAACTGATGCAGGGCAACGGGCAGCTGGAGGAACGCACGCGCATCCAGGCCGAGTCGCTGGAGCGAACGGTGGCGTCCATGCGGATGCTGGCCGACAACGTCCACAACAATGCGTCGAGCGCGGATACCGCCGCCCGGCTGGCCGTGGCGGCGCGCGCCGTGGCCGGCTCCGGCAGCCAGGCGGTCACGGAAGTGGCCGGCGTCATGGGGGAAATCCGCCAGGAAGCGCAAAAGATTTCCGAGATCACCGGGCTGATCGACAGCATTGCCTTCCAGACCAACATCCTGGCGCTGAACGCGGCCGTGGAAGCGGCGCGGGCTGGAGAAAGCGGCCGCGGCTTCGCCGTGGTGGCGTCCGAAGTGCGGGCGCTGGCCCAGCGCAGCGCGACCGCCGCCAAGGATATCCGCGGCCTGATCACGGCGTCCCTGGACAAGACCGACAACGGCGCCCGCAAGGCCGACGACGCGGCGGCGGTGATGGGCGAGATCGTCGACAGCGTCGAACGCGTGGCCACCATCGTCGGCGAAATCGGCCAAGCCAGCCAGACACAGCGCAGCGGCATCGACGAAGTGAACGCCGCGGTGGCGGAAATCGACGAGCTGACGCGGCAGAACGCGGCGCTGGTCACCGCGGCGGCGTCCGCATCCAAGACCCTGGAAGGCCAGGCCGCCGAATTGATGGACGCGATCGGCGCGTTCCGGCTTTACGATAGCGCGGAAGCCGCGCGGATCCACGACGCGGCACACGGGCACAGGCCGGGCGATGACGATGAGTACGGGGACGAGCGTGGCATCGAAGCCGCGAACGCCCCATTGCTGACGGCCTGA
- a CDS encoding VOC family protein codes for MQHPNYVLLFVENPVASAAFYSSLFDCKPVEICPTFALFALSSGIRLGLWSRRDAEPMVITRGGGSELGIPVADDDTLHALYADWKARGLAVVQPPTDMDFGRTFVVLDPDGHRLRVFRLGVSDAARQGSEEYEPIAA; via the coding sequence ATGCAACATCCCAACTACGTTTTGCTTTTCGTCGAGAACCCCGTCGCCAGCGCGGCGTTCTATTCATCGCTGTTCGACTGCAAGCCGGTGGAGATTTGCCCGACTTTCGCGCTGTTCGCGCTGTCGTCCGGCATCCGGCTGGGGCTCTGGTCCCGGCGCGATGCGGAACCCATGGTCATCACGCGCGGCGGCGGCAGCGAACTAGGCATCCCGGTCGCCGATGACGACACCTTGCATGCCCTCTACGCCGATTGGAAAGCCCGCGGGCTGGCCGTCGTGCAGCCGCCCACGGACATGGACTTCGGCCGCACCTTCGTGGTCCTGGATCCGGACGGACACCGGTTGCGTGTCTTCCGCCTGGGCGTATCGGATGCCGCGCGCCAGGGCAGCGAGGAATACGAGCCCATCGCGGCGTGA
- a CDS encoding helix-turn-helix transcriptional regulator yields MSRAQRLLDLLQLLRSHRYPVSGAQLAGQLGISLRTLYRDIAVLQAQGAHIEGEAGLGYVLRPGFLLPPLMFSEEEIQALVLGSRWVAEHADSQLGQAARNALAKIAAVLPSELRHEFDDGALFVVPGEQVPDTADVALIRDSIRRERKLRIEYRDEHAAETARVIWPFALGFFDRVRIVAAWCELRQGFRHFRTDRIVALAAPGDRYPQRRQSLLKTWRELMSAARPE; encoded by the coding sequence ATGTCACGCGCCCAACGGCTGCTCGACCTGCTGCAACTCCTGCGCAGCCACCGCTATCCGGTGAGCGGCGCGCAGCTGGCCGGCCAATTGGGTATCAGCCTGCGTACCCTGTATCGGGACATTGCCGTGCTGCAGGCGCAGGGCGCGCATATCGAAGGAGAGGCCGGCCTCGGTTATGTGCTGCGGCCGGGCTTCCTGCTGCCGCCGCTGATGTTCTCCGAAGAAGAAATCCAGGCGCTGGTGCTGGGATCGCGCTGGGTGGCGGAACACGCGGACAGCCAATTGGGCCAGGCGGCGCGCAATGCGCTGGCGAAGATCGCGGCGGTGCTGCCGTCGGAATTGCGGCACGAGTTCGACGACGGCGCGCTGTTCGTGGTGCCGGGCGAACAGGTGCCGGATACCGCCGACGTTGCGCTGATCCGCGACTCCATACGCAGGGAGCGCAAGCTGCGCATCGAATACCGCGACGAGCACGCGGCCGAAACGGCCCGCGTCATCTGGCCCTTTGCCCTGGGTTTTTTCGACCGGGTGCGCATCGTGGCGGCATGGTGCGAACTGCGCCAGGGCTTCCGCCACTTTCGCACCGACCGCATCGTGGCCCTGGCCGCGCCCGGCGACCGCTATCCGCAACGGCGGCAGTCGCTGCTGAAGACCTGGCGCGAGCTGATGTCAGCCGCGAGGCCGGAATGA
- the leuD gene encoding 3-isopropylmalate dehydratase small subunit yields the protein MEKFSRIRGYAAPLMQINIDTDQMIPSRFLPRSHVPGVLKEGLFAEWKTRPDGTSNPDFILNREPWGQATILVAGRNFGCGSSREGAPKALRQWGFRVIIAPSFGDIFYGNCFRNGMVPVILPEATVQAMAQDAMARGADASIDVDLEGNTVTTSRGEVFTFTSPARLRAMLLGGLDEIDLTLTMRQDIDAFRNQDRDARPWAYALPRAT from the coding sequence ATGGAGAAGTTCTCGCGCATCCGCGGCTATGCCGCGCCGCTGATGCAGATCAATATCGACACCGACCAGATGATCCCGTCGCGCTTCCTGCCGCGCTCGCACGTGCCCGGCGTCCTGAAGGAAGGCCTGTTCGCCGAATGGAAGACCCGGCCGGACGGCACGTCGAACCCGGATTTCATCCTGAACCGCGAGCCCTGGGGCCAGGCCACCATCCTGGTGGCGGGCCGCAACTTCGGCTGCGGCTCCTCGCGCGAAGGCGCGCCCAAGGCGCTGCGGCAATGGGGCTTTCGCGTGATCATCGCGCCGTCGTTCGGCGATATCTTCTACGGCAATTGTTTCCGCAACGGCATGGTGCCGGTGATCCTGCCGGAAGCCACGGTGCAGGCCATGGCGCAGGACGCGATGGCGCGGGGGGCGGACGCGTCGATCGATGTCGACCTGGAGGGGAACACCGTCACGACCTCGCGCGGGGAGGTGTTCACGTTCACGTCGCCCGCGCGCCTGCGCGCGATGCTGCTGGGCGGCCTGGACGAGATTGACCTGACGCTGACCATGCGCCAGGACATCGACGCCTTCCGCAACCAGGACAGGGACGCGCGACCCTGGGCGTACGCCTTGCCGCGGGCGACCTAG
- a CDS encoding 3-isopropylmalate dehydratase large subunit yields MAETVHSKPASSPPRTYFDKIWDAHFIKAFDEREHLLQIDRLMLHEAMGTVAMRELQQEGRAVASPSQVFSLIDHAVQTKPGAGRRKGWNDIGTQLIDESRLLSRKLGLHFIDVDDPRQGIAHVVAPELGIALPGVTVVCPDSHTCTLGGLGVLAWGIGASECKHVLATQVLMQTRPKTMRVNFHGTLPPHVYAKDMVLNLISRVGANGGNGHAVQFAGPAIAALPIEARMTLCNMAIEFSAKYGFVAPDDATFQYLYGREFAPQGAQWDEAEAHWRALARDDGARFDREVDIDCATLEPQVSWGTSPQHVIPISGRIPSPADYADPGERAWVERALRYQGLEPGTRAQDVHIDAAYIGSCTNARLSDLREAAAVLKGRKVAPGVTAICVPGSSQVKRDAEAEGLDRVFRDAGFEWHDSGCGLCAQGKDRFKGERIMSTTNRNFENRQGLGSRTHLASPATVAASAVTGRMTHARQLSSGG; encoded by the coding sequence ATGGCCGAAACCGTCCATTCCAAGCCGGCGTCATCGCCGCCACGCACGTATTTCGACAAGATCTGGGACGCGCACTTCATCAAGGCATTCGACGAGCGCGAACACCTGCTGCAGATCGACCGCCTGATGCTGCACGAAGCCATGGGCACGGTGGCCATGCGCGAACTGCAGCAGGAAGGGCGCGCCGTCGCCAGTCCCAGCCAGGTATTCAGCCTGATCGACCATGCGGTGCAGACCAAGCCCGGCGCCGGCAGGCGCAAGGGCTGGAACGACATCGGTACCCAGCTGATCGACGAATCGCGCCTGTTGTCGCGCAAGCTCGGGCTGCACTTCATCGACGTCGACGACCCGCGGCAGGGTATTGCGCACGTGGTCGCGCCGGAGCTGGGCATCGCGCTGCCCGGCGTGACCGTCGTCTGTCCGGACAGCCATACTTGTACGCTGGGCGGCCTGGGCGTGCTGGCCTGGGGCATCGGCGCATCCGAGTGCAAGCACGTGCTGGCCACGCAGGTGCTGATGCAGACGCGGCCCAAGACGATGCGCGTGAATTTCCACGGCACACTGCCGCCGCACGTGTACGCCAAGGACATGGTGCTGAACCTGATTTCGCGCGTGGGCGCCAACGGCGGCAACGGACACGCGGTGCAGTTCGCCGGTCCGGCGATCGCGGCGCTGCCCATCGAGGCGCGCATGACGCTGTGCAATATGGCGATCGAGTTTTCCGCCAAGTACGGTTTCGTGGCGCCGGACGATGCCACCTTCCAGTATCTGTATGGGCGCGAGTTCGCGCCCCAGGGCGCGCAATGGGACGAGGCAGAGGCGCACTGGCGCGCGCTGGCCCGCGACGACGGCGCCCGCTTCGATCGGGAAGTCGACATCGACTGCGCCACGCTGGAGCCGCAGGTCAGCTGGGGCACCAGCCCGCAGCACGTGATCCCCATCAGCGGCCGCATCCCGTCCCCCGCCGATTACGCCGATCCCGGCGAACGGGCCTGGGTCGAGCGCGCGTTGCGCTATCAGGGCCTGGAACCTGGCACGCGGGCGCAGGACGTGCACATCGACGCCGCCTATATCGGTTCCTGCACCAACGCCCGCCTGTCCGATCTGCGCGAGGCCGCGGCCGTCCTGAAGGGACGCAAGGTGGCGCCGGGCGTCACGGCGATCTGCGTGCCGGGCAGCAGCCAGGTCAAGCGCGATGCCGAGGCCGAAGGCCTGGACCGTGTTTTCCGGGACGCCGGCTTCGAATGGCACGATTCGGGCTGTGGACTGTGCGCCCAGGGCAAGGACCGTTTCAAGGGCGAACGCATCATGAGCACGACCAACCGCAATTTCGAGAATCGCCAGGGGCTGGGCTCGCGCACTCACCTGGCCAGCCCGGCCACGGTGGCCGCCTCCGCGGTGACCGGCCGCATGACGCACGCGCGTCAACTGTCGAGCGGAGGCTAG
- a CDS encoding Bug family tripartite tricarboxylate transporter substrate binding protein translates to MQPIAHSSLTRRSMLLGGAALAAMSGVAGTARAADWPDKPLRMIVPFPPGGTTDFVTRLIGTKVGQSIGQTAIVENKPGAGTVIGVDFVAKSAPDGYSYVCVAGSFCVNSVLVKHLPYDSLHDLRPVAMMGASDQALAVYPGSGLKTLADLKKAALANPGKLSYGSFGVGTTPHLAGEMLKQQMGGLDITHIPYKGQGPALTDLLGGHTTMMFGTWLDLRDLVSAGKLVVLGMATEKRSRFAPDVPTMREQGYDIVSATWAGLLAPAKTPDDVVARMNREVNKALALPDVIAAFDKNSTEAMPGTPQQFAAYIQSEIAKYRKVIETAHISAEG, encoded by the coding sequence ATGCAGCCCATCGCCCATTCCTCCCTTACCCGCCGCAGCATGCTGCTGGGCGGCGCTGCCCTGGCCGCAATGAGCGGCGTGGCGGGCACGGCCCGCGCCGCCGACTGGCCGGACAAGCCCTTGCGCATGATCGTTCCCTTTCCGCCGGGCGGAACGACGGACTTCGTGACGCGCCTGATCGGCACCAAGGTGGGGCAGAGTATCGGCCAGACCGCCATCGTCGAGAACAAGCCGGGCGCCGGCACGGTGATCGGCGTGGATTTCGTGGCCAAATCGGCGCCGGACGGATATTCGTACGTCTGCGTGGCCGGCAGCTTCTGTGTGAACAGCGTGCTGGTCAAGCACCTGCCCTACGACAGCCTGCACGATCTGCGGCCCGTGGCGATGATGGGCGCGTCCGACCAGGCGCTGGCCGTGTATCCCGGCAGCGGCCTGAAAACCCTGGCGGACCTGAAGAAGGCCGCCCTGGCCAATCCTGGCAAGCTCAGCTACGGGTCCTTCGGCGTGGGCACGACGCCGCATCTGGCCGGCGAGATGCTGAAGCAGCAGATGGGCGGCCTGGACATCACGCATATTCCCTACAAGGGCCAGGGCCCGGCGCTGACGGACTTGCTGGGCGGCCACACCACCATGATGTTCGGCACCTGGCTGGATCTTCGCGACCTGGTCAGCGCGGGCAAGCTGGTCGTGCTGGGCATGGCGACGGAAAAGCGCTCGCGCTTCGCGCCCGACGTACCGACGATGCGCGAACAGGGCTACGACATCGTGTCGGCAACCTGGGCCGGCCTGCTCGCGCCCGCCAAAACGCCGGACGATGTGGTGGCGCGCATGAACCGGGAGGTCAACAAGGCGCTGGCCTTGCCCGACGTGATCGCCGCCTTCGACAAGAACAGTACGGAAGCGATGCCCGGTACGCCGCAGCAGTTCGCCGCGTACATCCAGAGCGAAATCGCCAAGTACCGGAAGGTGATCGAAACCGCCCATATCTCCGCGGAAGGCTGA
- a CDS encoding GNAT family acetyltransferase — protein MHHPDLAIRPYQASDEAAVIQLWQACGLTRPWNDPRKDIARKLTVQPEWFLVGAAQGRIVASVMAGYDGHRGWINYLSVDPACRKRGYGKALVDAVEQRFIEAGCPKINLLIRGDNVAVQDFYRLLGFTQDDVISYGKRLIPDTGEQAWG, from the coding sequence ATGCATCACCCCGATCTCGCTATCCGGCCTTACCAGGCGTCCGATGAAGCCGCCGTCATCCAGCTTTGGCAGGCATGCGGCCTGACGCGGCCCTGGAACGACCCGCGCAAGGACATCGCGCGCAAGCTCACCGTGCAGCCGGAATGGTTCCTGGTCGGCGCGGCCCAGGGCCGCATCGTCGCATCCGTCATGGCCGGCTACGATGGCCATCGCGGATGGATCAATTACCTGTCCGTCGATCCGGCCTGCCGCAAGCGCGGCTACGGCAAGGCACTGGTGGACGCGGTCGAACAACGGTTCATCGAGGCCGGCTGCCCCAAGATCAACCTGCTGATACGCGGCGACAATGTCGCGGTGCAGGACTTCTATCGCCTGCTGGGCTTCACCCAGGACGACGTGATCAGCTACGGCAAACGGCTGATCCCCGACACAGGGGAACAAGCCTGGGGATGA